In the genome of Aureimonas sp. OT7, one region contains:
- a CDS encoding anti-sigma factor: MQSYCTVRPRNPLLLLESRATRTAAGSKSMVRRTVLPAAAAAMLALAAGLGIGWQAASVEPRVVAILLDDAGVPRAMVEDFGDDTARLRFLAAVEVPDDRVMQVWTLPSADMGPRSMDLLPDSRVTRLDDFNLPPPANDQLYEITLEPEGGSPTGLPTGPILAKGFGAFQTY; encoded by the coding sequence GTGCAGTCATACTGTACAGTCCGCCCACGCAATCCCTTGTTATTGCTTGAGTCTCGGGCTACCCGGACTGCGGCCGGCAGCAAGTCGATGGTGCGGCGCACGGTACTGCCGGCTGCGGCGGCGGCCATGCTGGCGCTGGCCGCTGGGCTTGGGATCGGCTGGCAGGCAGCCTCTGTCGAACCGCGGGTCGTTGCTATTCTTCTGGATGATGCAGGCGTCCCGCGGGCGATGGTGGAAGATTTCGGAGACGATACCGCGCGTCTTCGCTTTCTCGCGGCCGTCGAGGTGCCGGACGATCGCGTGATGCAGGTGTGGACGCTGCCCTCTGCCGATATGGGCCCCAGATCCATGGATCTCTTGCCGGACTCCCGCGTGACACGGCTGGACGATTTCAACCTGCCGCCGCCGGCAAACGACCAGCTCTACGAGATCACGCTCGAGCCCGAGGGTGGATCGCCAACCGGGCTGCCGACCGGGCCCATCCTGGCGAAGGGTTTCGGCGCCTTCCAGACATACTGA
- a CDS encoding DUF5334 family protein, whose product MLKFLLALTCSIIAFPALAWDGQDASTGESVEIQSGNLVRSGRDIEVYDHATGEYRQVTVESIQRYGSTVEVEVYDYDTGEYRVLEMED is encoded by the coding sequence ATGCTCAAATTTCTACTCGCATTGACGTGTAGCATCATCGCTTTCCCGGCTTTGGCCTGGGATGGTCAGGATGCATCGACGGGAGAGAGTGTCGAGATCCAATCCGGCAACCTTGTTCGCTCCGGCCGCGACATCGAAGTCTACGACCACGCCACCGGCGAGTATCGCCAAGTGACTGTTGAGAGCATCCAGCGATACGGTTCTACCGTAGAGGTCGAAGTCTATGACTACGACACCGGCGAGTATCGCGTCTTGGAGATGGAAGACTGA
- a CDS encoding YHYH domain-containing protein, whose product MTSAAYAHGGGLDSSGCHTERKTGTYHCH is encoded by the coding sequence ATGACTTCTGCCGCCTATGCTCATGGCGGTGGGCTGGATTCCTCTGGCTGCCACACGGAGCGTAAGACTGGCACTTACCACTGCCATTGA